From Spea bombifrons isolate aSpeBom1 chromosome 6, aSpeBom1.2.pri, whole genome shotgun sequence, a single genomic window includes:
- the ATP6V1G3 gene encoding V-type proton ATPase subunit G 3: MASQSQGIQQLLQAEKRAKDKLEEAKKRKNKRLKQAKEEATADIDQYKMKRESDFRRIQTSIMGSQGNLAVKIEEQTTEKIQSYSSTYQKYKEKVLKELLDMASDIKPEIHTNYKYKL, translated from the exons ATGGCCAGCCAGTCCCAAGGAATTCAGCAGCTCCTGCAGGCTGAGAAGAGAGCAAAGGACAAGCTAGAGGAGGCCAAGAAAA GAAAAAATAAACGTTTGAAACAAGCAAAAGAAGAGGCAACTGCAGATATTGATCAGTACAAGATGAAAAGGGAGAGTGACTTCCGACGTATTCAGACCTCT ATAATGGGATCACAGGGTAACTTGGCAGTAAAGATAGAGGAACAGACAACAGAAAAGATTCAGTCCTACAGTTCCACCTACCAGAAATACAAGGAGAAAGTGCTAAAAGAACTTTTGGATATGGCGTCCGACATTAAACCAGAAATCCATACCAATTACAAGTACAAGTTGTAA